Sequence from the Xiphophorus maculatus strain JP 163 A chromosome 16, X_maculatus-5.0-male, whole genome shotgun sequence genome:
GATTGtttgcttaatttaaaaaacattgtcatttttaatctgaggtttaaacattacaattttgtatgcttgtttttttttttattgaaataattaggAAATAGATATTAGTGTGATTGACAAATGGAATAATTGATAATGTGCAATTAACTtaattcctaaaaaaaacaacttgattaGGGCTGAAAGGactgattaattaattgattgattaatcaaatcaaTCGTGAAAAATTGATTAtagaaataatcgtcaactttAGTAATCGGTTAATAGTTacctggagtatacagactccaAGAATGCACATTTGCTGCAAGaacagtcagagcagtaattaagtcaaaagtGTATAAAAagatacatacatttttaatttaaaatgcaaaacctttcatttattaattcaaCACAAAACAGATTAGTAGACAGCATTCTTTTAGCATCAATTGCTACAATGATCAAGCgctaactttattttcttttttaaaaaattttaattacttctttatgtgcatgttttgttgtatttttaacattgtctGAAAAAGGCTccagtggttaaatgaaaaacctgcagaatgtgccaatttttaaaagagaattaaattaatgttcagaataattgatagaataatcaataattaaaattgttaattctgattaatattaaatgtaatgGTACCCTCGGATGGGtaaaggttttatattttaggTGTTCTAATTGTTGATAGATTTACAGACTGACTATgcattaattaaacaaatatgtagCCTATTGACTAACAAATGGTAAAAGACTTGTATATAAAATGAATGATTGCTAAAAGTCTTCAGCAATTGCTGAACTGTCTTTAGCAGTTCAGCAGCTGGATACTGAACTTGCCTCCTTGTTCGATGTCGGAGTCGGTCAGATGCGTCAGGGAGAAGCTGGCGATGTTTGCCGGTGAAATGGAGAAACGGGAGTAGGTGGAGGAGCTGCTCCAGCTCGGCTGCGGCATGCGTCCGACCGATGGGGGAGTAGAGGACATGTCCTTAGAGACGGGGTCTTTGTCAATCTTGGAGAGGAAGGCAGGTCCGGGTGAGGAGAAGTCATCGTCCCACTCAAAACCACCACCTGAGAGACGTTACAGAACACGTTAGCAGATTGGATTCATGTTATCGGTAACAGTGAATACCAGCCGGGGGTTTTCGCCTCACCCTCTTCATCTGTTGAACTTTCAGAGTTAGCAAAGCGGTTCAGGTAGCTGGCTGTGGACACGGGGCTGCTGAGCTCTGGGGACTGACTGCTCAAACCAGACAAGTGGTCTCCCAGTTCCTTAGTGGGCGTCTCCTGCAATGCAACAGGTTAGAGAACAATTAGTAGGACACAAAGGAGCGCTCCGCATTTATTGGAATCTAGAAGTGTGACTAGCTTCTTGTAATAACATTGAAAATGCACagaaatttgctgaaaaaactacttttaatctgagaacatttattcagtgaatgtaaaaaaacaaaaattgcgAAATGAAATTCAAGTCGACATTACCTGGTCAAACAGGTAGACTGTGACATCATCGAAGAACGACACCGCTCTCCTGGAGTTCTCTGCGTTGCACCTGGCAGCAAACGAGGAAGACGGAGCTTCGATGTTCAGGTTTGTTGGTTTCAGCAGGCTCTTCAGGTTCTTGCCGCTGGTGTCGTCCGACACAATAATGGGCACGGCGTGCACGGCTTCGTCCTCGCTGTCCTCGCTGGAGCTGTGCAGCTGATACGCGCGCATGTCGTCATCGGAGTCCTCGCTGTTCTCATCCTCCTCGTCGGCGTCGACGCCGTCTTCCTGTCCCTCTAAACCCGGACCGTCACGCCTGCCCAGGTAGCGGCCCTCCATGTCGGGCTCTTTGATTTTATGACCGTCGTGGGCGTAGGTTCTGGTCAGTTTAGCGTGAACAGCGCCCTCTAGTGGTGGCTTTGTGGCGGTATTGGAAGGGAGAGGGGGGGTTTCCAGATCTTCTGTCGGGCTCAGTGTTTCAGGAAACAAGTCCTGgtaattacatgtttttgtttcttttccgtTGTGAGCTTCTGCCCCTTCGCTTTTTAGTTCCTCTCCAGAAGTCACCTCTAGATGCAGATCCTCAACATCAAAAGGTACAGAGGAATCTTCTTGGGAAAATAAAGCATCAATATCTCTTTCCTTGTAAGCTTCCAGCATCTGACCTTCAGAGTTCCTCATCCATGTGACTTCTGTAGAACTTCCTGCAGTCGACTCCTCTGCCCTTTTCTCTGGTTCAGATTCATTATCCGAGAAGTAGGCGGAGTCTCTGTAGTTACTACTGGTGAGTGGTTCTTCTGCAGGATCTCCATGGTCTGACTGGTGATCCTCACTTGGATCCACACCGCGAGTTTCGAGCATACCCTCAGCTTCAGAGATGACTATTTTGGGGGGAACCAAATTGGTGGGAGCACCAAGCTCTTCCGACTCTTCTTCGATGGAAACGCCAACGCCATTTTTCACAGGTGAGCAGTCTGTGGCGTTAGGCTGCGAGTTCCATTCAGGAGACTCCAGGTTCTCTGTCTCATAACCGCTGTCTGATATTTTGTATGGAGGCTGAAGTTTATTTTGGGAGATTTGAGCTTTCAGCTCCTCCGCCTGCTCCACAAGCCGATGAATGTCCAGAGAGTCGAGAGAATCTGGTGTTTCAGCTGAATTGTCCACCGTTGGGAGAGTGGTGGACATGCTGTCTTCCAATAAACTATCCTGGCTTATCTGATCCAAAGAAGGACCGGATACGAGGAGAGAGGATCTAACGAGTGGATGTCCGTTAGTTTCCAGGAAAGATTCCTCCTGATCAGACAAATTTGTTTCCAGGTCTAGATCTGCGTCCTCAATCAGCTCACTCAGAAGGTCGTTGCTTGTTAGGTCATCGTTCTGTCCATTTTCAGAAGGGATTGTTTGAACTTGGAGATTTTCAGGCATTCCAGTTCCTATGACCTTTGAGACTTCGGGGTCATCTTCAAGGCTGGGGATTTTGGCATCTGTGGACAAAGAGTCTGTAGTGGCACTGTCAGAGAAAAAAGGGATATGGCCATCCATATTGTTAGTGATGTGCTCAAACCTCTGTGAGGTAGAATTGAAACCGGAGTCTGCAGTCCTGTCTGAGGACTGGAGCAGAGTGAGGTCTTCAGTGGAAGAACCGTTCCTGACCTGGCTGCCTTTTTTATCATCTGCAACCACCGTAATGGAAGGCaccagagttttattttctatcaaaaacGGCCCCAAGTTGGTGCTTGGAGAGTCTAAAAGGTCCCCTCTTGAATCTGTGCTACTTGTTGCAGGTCTCAAATTTGTATCTGCTGTATTTAAGCTGCCTAAAGTCTCAAGGTTGTCCCAGGAGTTCATCTTGAATGTTTCCTCGGGTTCGTGGACAATGCCGGGTAAGAGAAAGTTCTGCAGTGGATTCGAGAAGCTCGAGTCCTCTTTCATCAGGTTCTGTTCTCtgagaaacacaaaattatCAGCCAGTTTTTCAGTCTCCAGATGCTTCCTTGCATCCATGTTCTCCTGCTCTCCTTCCATAGCAACCGGCAGGTGACAAGCGTCTAAAAAATAGCTCGGATTTGGGTTCACATCTTCAACTTCCAAAGCTTCATCAAGAAAAGGGTTCCCACTGCGCTCCGGGAGCTCCAGAAAGTTCTGTGTCCAGGAGGGAGAGTCTTCGTGCTTTGACCCCTCTTCAGTGAAAATGTTGGTGTGGTATGGACTGTCGTTTTCTAGAGATGACCAGATGTGGCTGTCTGGTAAATATGAATCCTTTGAGTCGATGCTTTGGTGGAAAAAGTCAGCATCTGTGCTCGACTCGTCCAGACGGACATCTTGAAGTACAACAAAGTCTTTCTGGATAGAAGTAAAGCCCATGTCCTGTTCCGCATTCTCAACATCCCCGTCAGCGCTCTCGCCTTGCTCCTCAAGCTGGATATAATATTCATTCCCGTTTGATGATTTCTGCGAATCAAACACTGGGACAATCCCAGGAACTCCTAATCCAGAGTTCCCACTTTCAGCTCCTCCTGCCCTGGGTAGAGGATCGGGGAAATGAGCCTGGATGTCCTCCCTAGAAACAGGGAAGAACATGCTCTGGTAGTTTAAGGTAGTGTCCATGCCTGATCGGCCGTGGCTGCTGTCGTAGTGGTCATGCTTGGCTGCTTCCCAAACGTACTCGAAACTGAGACCTTTGCTTGTTTCTGTAATGGTTAAAACTTCATCTATCTCTTGTCGCAAAGCATCGTCTGCAAACTGGTCCAGGATCGGGAAAGACGAGTGGTTAACAGTCTGTCGGGTGATGGGGTTAGGCTTCAGTGCATCCCAGCGTTGCTCGAAATCTTCCTCCATGTCCTTCTGGCCTTGCATTCGCAGATAGATTAACAAACGGTGTACTTCCTCGGCTGTGGCCCGCTTCTCAGGGGAGAGCCAGCAGAACTGCAACACCTCATACCTGCAGGtacaaaaaacagataaatcatTTAGACTTTCTCCTAGCTTTATAGCTCTTTTTCTACTCTATTTGGGAGTAAAATCTCTAAGACAATGGCTGAAAAGTCTCACCATCTGTCAGAATAAGGA
This genomic interval carries:
- the lmtk2 gene encoding serine/threonine-protein kinase LMTK2 isoform X1, producing the protein MMERRHGSVLFLAAWIFLCGCWFSEAFPIRETRKTDGHTGDTLPVSLYLPLIVSLVVLVALVVVLVNCVTCCKEREIDFKEFEDHFDDEIDFTPPAEDTPSMQSPAEVYTLAVSPVPLPGPPHLQPLASITESSSGFKVGRHSLSYIQEIGNGWFGQVLLSEIYTDPGGTRVVVKELKANASAKEQNDFLQQGDPYRVLQHPNILQCLGQCVEAIPFLLVFEYCEMGDLRSYLSQQDWTFRNAELLQLQRMACEIAAGVTHLHKHNFLHSDLALRNCYLTSDLTVKVGDYGIGPFRYKEDYIITEDDVFAPLRWLAPELVAERHGGVITMEQTKASNVWSLGVTLWELFENATQPYPHLSNREVLHHVIKEQQVKLFKPQLELPYSDRWYEVLQFCWLSPEKRATAEEVHRLLIYLRMQGQKDMEEDFEQRWDALKPNPITRQTVNHSSFPILDQFADDALRQEIDEVLTITETSKGLSFEYVWEAAKHDHYDSSHGRSGMDTTLNYQSMFFPVSREDIQAHFPDPLPRAGGAESGNSGLGVPGIVPVFDSQKSSNGNEYYIQLEEQGESADGDVENAEQDMGFTSIQKDFVVLQDVRLDESSTDADFFHQSIDSKDSYLPDSHIWSSLENDSPYHTNIFTEEGSKHEDSPSWTQNFLELPERSGNPFLDEALEVEDVNPNPSYFLDACHLPVAMEGEQENMDARKHLETEKLADNFVFLREQNLMKEDSSFSNPLQNFLLPGIVHEPEETFKMNSWDNLETLGSLNTADTNLRPATSSTDSRGDLLDSPSTNLGPFLIENKTLVPSITVVADDKKGSQVRNGSSTEDLTLLQSSDRTADSGFNSTSQRFEHITNNMDGHIPFFSDSATTDSLSTDAKIPSLEDDPEVSKVIGTGMPENLQVQTIPSENGQNDDLTSNDLLSELIEDADLDLETNLSDQEESFLETNGHPLVRSSLLVSGPSLDQISQDSLLEDSMSTTLPTVDNSAETPDSLDSLDIHRLVEQAEELKAQISQNKLQPPYKISDSGYETENLESPEWNSQPNATDCSPVKNGVGVSIEEESEELGAPTNLVPPKIVISEAEGMLETRGVDPSEDHQSDHGDPAEEPLTSSNYRDSAYFSDNESEPEKRAEESTAGSSTEVTWMRNSEGQMLEAYKERDIDALFSQEDSSVPFDVEDLHLEVTSGEELKSEGAEAHNGKETKTCNYQDLFPETLSPTEDLETPPLPSNTATKPPLEGAVHAKLTRTYAHDGHKIKEPDMEGRYLGRRDGPGLEGQEDGVDADEEDENSEDSDDDMRAYQLHSSSEDSEDEAVHAVPIIVSDDTSGKNLKSLLKPTNLNIEAPSSSFAARCNAENSRRAVSFFDDVTVYLFDQETPTKELGDHLSGLSSQSPELSSPVSTASYLNRFANSESSTDEEGGGFEWDDDFSSPGPAFLSKIDKDPVSKDMSSTPPSVGRMPQPSWSSSSTYSRFSISPANIASFSLTHLTDSDIEQGANVHSWSLYTPGSSEDGEKD
- the lmtk2 gene encoding serine/threonine-protein kinase LMTK2 isoform X2, whose translation is MMERRHGSVLFLAAWIFLCGCWFSEAFPIRETRKTDGHTGDTLPVSLYLPLIVSLVVLVALVVVLVNCVTCCKEREIDFKEFEDHFDDEIDFTPPAEDTPSMQSPAEVYTLAVSPVPLPGPPHLQPLASITESSSGFKVGRHSLSYIQEIGNGWFGQVLLSEIYTDPGGTRVVVKELKANASAKEQNDFLQQGDPYRVLQHPNILQCLGQCVEAIPFLLVFEYCEMGDLRSYLSQQDWTFRNAELLQLQRMACEIAAGVTHLHKHNFLHSDLALRNCYLTSDLTVKVGDYGIGPFRYKEDYIITEDDVFAPLRWLAPELVAERHGGVITMEQTKASNVWSLGVTLWELFENATQPYPHLSNREVLHHVIKEQQVKLFKPQLELPYSDRWYEVLQFCWLSPEKRATAEEVHRLLIYLRMQGQKDMEEDFEQRWDALKPNPITRQTVNHSSFPILDQFADDALRQEIDEVLTITETSKGLSFEYVWEAAKHDHYDSSHGRSGMDTTLNYQSMFFPVSREDIQAHFPDPLPRAGGAESGNSGLGVPGIVPVFDSQKSSNGNEYYIQLEEQGESADGDVENAEQDMGFTSIQKDFVVLQDVRLDESSTDADFFHQSIDSKDSYLPDSHIWSSLENDSPYHTNIFTEEGSKHEDSPSWTQNFLELPERSGNPFLDEALEVEDVNPNPSYFLDACHLPVAMEGEQENMDARKHLETEKLADNFVFLREQNLMKEDSSFSNPLQNFLLPGIVHEPEETFKMNSWDNLETLGSLNTADTNLRPATSSTDSRGDLLDSPSTNLGPFLIENKTLVPSITVVADDKKGSQVRNGSSTEDLTLLQSSDRTADSGFNSTSQRFEHITNNMDGHIPFFSDSATTDSLSTDAKIPSLEDDPEVSKVIGTGMPENLQVQTIPSENGQNDDLTSNDLLSELIEDADLDLETNLSDQEESFLETNGHPLVRSSLLVSGPSLDQISQDSLLEDSMSTTLPTVDNSAETPDSLDSLDIHRLVEQAEELKAQISQNKLQPPYKISDSGYETENLESPEWNSQPNATDCSPVKNGVGVSIEEESEELGAPTNLVPPKIVISEAEGMLETRGVDPSEDHQSDHGDPAEEPLTSSNYRDSAYFSDNESEPEKRAEESTAGSSTEVTWMRNSEGQMLEAYKERDIDALFSQEDSSVPFDVEDLHLEVTSGEELKSEGAEAHNGKETKTCNYQDLFPETLSPTEDLETPPLPSNTATKPPLEGAVHAKLTRTYAHDGHKIKEPDMEGRYLGRRDGPGLEGQEDGVDADEEDENSEDSDDDMRAYQLHSSSEDSEDEAVHAVPIIVSDDTSGKNLKSLLKPTNLNIEAPSSSFAARCNAENSRRAVSFFDDVTVYLFDQETPTKELGDHLSGLSSQSPELSSPVSTASYLNRFANSESSTDEEGGGFEWDDDFSSPGPAFLSKIDKDPVSKDMSSTPPSVGRMPQPSWSSSSTYSRFSISPANIASFSLTHLTDSDIEQGGSSEDGEKD